A single region of the Bicyclus anynana chromosome 16, ilBicAnyn1.1, whole genome shotgun sequence genome encodes:
- the LOC112046687 gene encoding DNA repair protein REV1 produces MRRDEKFSDNGFEAWGGYMQAKITKLEEQFSSGIGKADNRLTNIFNGISIYVNGFTIPSADELKELMAKHGGVYHTYQRSDDFVIASNLPDTKVKNMSLARVVKPEWITASITANRLLDYKDYLLYRNSKTQPKLNFTHTSRTDSFNVHVNCERKESVKVKETSPSDGYQKGVARDNHSNTLNEPEFQKNQPTKTAADPNFISEFYNNSRLHHISQLGACFKQYVNDLRDESNFEFPARNDLKSRILAIDSVTNHSSAACNHLKTIMHIDMDCFFVSVGLRNKPELRGKPVAVTHSKGGQPRTKRPGVDRATEFNLYKQKQFNKISKATGIAEGFELKTRVDNITDEDDKFGSMSEIASCSYEARAKGVKNGMFMGEALKLCPDLLTIQYDFEGYKEVAYTLYNTISQYTLDIEAVSCDEMYVDCTELLKTLNVSVHDFAFALREEIKNKTGCPCSTGFGGNRLQARLATKQAKPDGQFFLTPDLVDEFMFNINLRDLPGVGRQISQKLESLGHVTCGSLQILSLASLQNHLGNKTGSQLYDQCRGCDAHPLTFHTVRKSVSAEVNYGIRFENNEQCEEFLKQLSAEVHSRMLQFKVMGKCITLKLLVRAKDAPVETAKFMGHGFCDPINKSTTLQNATNDINIITKEVIAICKKQNIDPKELRGIGIQITKLDSISNKQVSGPISKFFKSKAIRPEPQQNKPESFDNVQNVLRTDQRTNTIPSTPKKNKVTQSESKSPILGTSKYNLPKKRGRPSKSVKPEVSTSKNVMTKFLQGESVSHDICVKKEPVKENVPKETCTKIEPKPGLLNLPWEKVRELLRAWFDSGQTPKPWDVDLIVEYLREMVTSKNIDKVYILVNFIKRKITEMKNDNWNHVVNCVVEEVQNAMLAVYGKKLLINDF; encoded by the coding sequence atgCGCAGAGATGAAAAATTTTCTGATAATGGATTTGAAGCTTGGGGTGGATATATGCAAGCTAAAATTACAAAACTGGAAGAGCAGTTTTCATCGGGGATTGGAAAAGCTGATAATCGACTAACAAACATTTTCAATGGAATAAGTATCTATGTTAACGGCTTCACTATACCATCAGCAGATGAGTTGAAAGAGTTAATGGCAAAACATGGTGGTGTTTACCACACGTATCAAAGAAgcgatgattttgttattgctTCGAATTTACCTGATACCAAGGTTAAAAATATGTCGCTAGCTAGAGTAGTTAAGCCCGAATGGATAACAGCGAGCATAACAGCCAATCGTTTGTTGGATTATAAGGATTACTTACTTTATAGGAATTCTAAAACACAACCAAAGTTAAACTTTACTCATACAAGTAGAACAGACTCCTTTAATGTTCATGTTAACTGTGAGAGAAAAGAAAGCGTCAAGGTAAAAGAAACCAGCCCCAGTGATGGTTATCAAAAAGGTGTTGCTCGAGACAATCACTCAAACACCCTAAATGAACCAGAATTCCAGAAAAACCAACCAACTAAAACTGCTGCCGATCCAAATTTTATATCcgaattttacaataattcaaGGTTGCACCATATTTCACAGCTCGGGGCATGTTTCAAACAGTATGTCAATGATCTTAGAGATGAAAGTAACTTTGAATTTCCAGCTCGTAATGATTTGAAATCAAGAATATTGGCAATAGACAGCGTTACGAACCATTCAAGTGCTGCATGTAATCATCTAAAAACAATTATGCATATTGATATGGATTGTTTCTTTGTCTCTGTTGGATTGCGTAATAAACCAGAGCTCAGGGGAAAACCTGTTGCTGTTACACATTCTAAGGGTGGACAGCCACGGACAAAAAGACCTGGTGTAGATAGAGCAAcagaatttaatttatataaacaaaagcagtttaataaaataagtaaagcaACTGGAATAGCTGAAGGTTTTGAATTGAAGACGAGAGTTGACAATATCACAGATGAGGATGATAAGTTTGGATCGATGAGTGAAATTGCTTCATGTTCCTATGAGGCAAGAGCCAAAGGAGTCAAAAATGGGATGTTTATGGGGGAAGCTTTAAAACTTTGCCCTGACCTGTTAACAATCCAATATGACTTTGAGGGCTATAAGGAAGTTGCATACACATTATACAACACTATATCTCAATACACATTAGACATAGAGGCTGTGTCCTGTGATGAGATGTATGTAGATTGCACTGaacttttaaaaacattaaatgttAGCGTTCATGATTTTGCCTTTGCTTTAAGAgaagaaatcaaaaataaaacaggATGTCCATGCTCAACTGGGTTTGGCGGCAATCGTTTGCAGGCAAGACTAGCCACTAAGCAAGCTAAACCAGATGGACAGTTCTTTCTGACACCTGATCTTGTTGATGAGTTTATGTTTAACATTAATCTTAGAGATCTACCTGGAGTTGGAAGGCAGATATCACAGAAACTAGAGTCTTTAGGACATGTTACTTGTGGATCACTTCAAATTCTATCACTTGCATCTCTTCAAAACCATTTAGGCAATAAAACTGGCTCACAATTGTATGATCAGTGTAGAGGATGTGACGCACATCCATTAACATTTCATACAGTTAGAAAATCAGTGTCTGCTGAAGTAAATTATGGTATCCGTTTTGAGAATAATGAGCAGtgtgaagaatttttaaaacaactttCAGCTGAGGTTCATTCTAGGATGTTACAATTTAAAGTAATGGGTAAATGTATTACTTTGAAGCTTCTGGTGAGAGCTAAAGATGCCCCAGTAGAAACTGCTAAGTTTATGGGCCATGGATTCTGTGATCCCATCAATAAATCTACAACATTGCAGAATGCAACAAATGATATAAACATAATAACTAAAGAAGTCATTGCTATAtgtaagaaacaaaatatagaCCCAAAAGAGCTGAGAGGTATTGGaatacaaataacaaaattggATTCAATAAGCAATAAACAAGTCTCTGGACCTATTAGTAAATTTTTCAAAAGCAAAGCTATTAGACCTGAACCACAACAAAACAAACCAGAATCATTTGATAATGTTCAAAATGTTTTAAGAACAGATCAAAGAACAAATACAATTCCATCAACACCTAAGAAAAATAAAGTCACACAGTCTGAATCTAAATCTCCAATTTTAGGGACATCAAAATATAATCTACCGAAGAAAAGAGGTAGACCAAGTAAATCTGTAAAGCCAGAGGTATCCACATCAAAAAATGTAATGACTAAATTTCTTCAAGGCGAAAGTGTTTCACATGACATTTGTGTTAAAAAAGAGCCAGTTAAAGAAAATGTCCCAAAAGAAACGTGTACTAAAATTGAACCAAAACCAGGTTTACTTAACTTGCCATGGGAAAAAGTGAGAGAATTACTGAGAGCATGGTTCGACAGTGGTCAGACACCAAAACCTTGGGATGTTGATTTGATTGTAGAGTATCTCAGAGAAATGGTTACCAGTAAAAACATagataaagtatatattttggTCAATTTTATTAAgagaaaaataactgaaatgaaaaatgacAACTGGAATCATGTTGTAAATTGTGTTGTGGAAGAAGTACAAAATGCTATGCTGGCTGTTTATGgtaaaaagttattaataaatgatttttaa